A region from the Lycium barbarum isolate Lr01 chromosome 8, ASM1917538v2, whole genome shotgun sequence genome encodes:
- the LOC132604937 gene encoding myricetin 3-O-methyltransferase 3-like, whose amino-acid sequence MDISSKDQSKNIMSKEEEEEDILNVMQLPIGLALNMVLKVTMELGIFDLLSPNAQLSSSQIASKIPTKNPQAALMIEKILSFLASQSLLRFTLCKEDENGLKKSPLYSLTPLSRKLVSNEDGVSLAPTFLLLNDQAMVNSWFHLKDAILEGEIPFNKAHGMGVFEYHGKDSRYADITNRSTQNINKTTISTILESYNGFKDVKQLVDVGGALGLTMASIVFKYPHIRGVNFDLPHVIKDAPAYPGVEHVSGDMFQSVPQGDVIFMKHVLHDWDDDDCVKILKNCWKSIPNSGKVVLVEHIKPEYPETDDLISKNAFFLDVFMMIVTPGGKERTKEEFETLAKKAGFSGFKIVNSAFLIWIMELYKQ is encoded by the exons ATGGACATATCATCAAAAGATCAAAGCAAGAATATTATGtcgaaagaagaagaagaagaagatatccTAAATGTTATGCAATTGCCAATTGGTTTAGCCCTTAACATGGTCTTGAAAGTCACTATGGAACTTGGTATTTTTGATCTTTTGTCACCAAATGCACAATTATCCTCTTCTCAAATTGCCTCCAAAATTCCAACAAAGAACCCTCAAGCCGCACTTATGATTGAAAAGATTTTGAGTTTTCTTGCTAGCCAATCTTTGTTAAGATTTACTCTTTGCAAAGAGGATGAAAATGGACTTAAAAAAAGTCCATTGTATAGTTTGACACCTTTGAGTAGAAAACTTGTCTCTAATGAAGATGGTGTGTCACTTGCTCCCACATTTCTCTTATTGAACGACCAAGCCATGGTTAATTCTTG GTTTCACTTGAAGGATGCAATTCTTGAAGGAGAAATACCATTCAATAAAGCCCATGGAATGGGTGTATTTGAATATCATGGAAAAGATAGTAGATATGCAGATATTACTAACAGATCTACACAAAACATAAACAAGACAACCATAAGTACAATTCTTGAGTCCTACAATGGATTTAAGGATGTAAAACAATTGGTAGATGTTGGAGGTGCTCTTGGTTTAACAATGGCTTCTATCGTTTTCAAGTACCCTCATATTAGGGGAGTTAATTTTGACTTGCCCCATGTCATCAAGGACGCTCCTGCTTATCCAG GGGTTGAACATGTTTCAGGAGATATGTTTCAAAGTGTCCCACAAGGAGATGTGATCTTCATGAAA CATGTGCTCCATGATTGGGATGATGATGATTGTGTAAAGATACTGAAGAATTGTTGGAAATCTATACCTAATTCTGGTAAGGTGGTGCTAGTTGAACATATAAAGCCAGAGTATCCAGAAACTGATGATCTCATTTCCAAGAATGCATTTTTCCTTGATGTGTTTATGATGATAGTTACTCctggaggaaaagaaagaacaaaGGAAGAATTTGAAACCTTAGCCAAAAAAGCTGGATTTTCTGGTTTCAAAATCGTAAATTCTGCATTTTTAATTTGGATTATGGAATTGTATAAGCAGTAA